The following proteins are encoded in a genomic region of Xenopus laevis strain J_2021 chromosome 3L, Xenopus_laevis_v10.1, whole genome shotgun sequence:
- the LOC121401232 gene encoding histone-lysine N-methyltransferase, H3 lysine-79 specific-like: MVRLLLQRVLLLDIQPDPLVLILGKRVPSLKNPMQKLYNVHPIIVFLFGTDTEQNKCQVYCVKSLLCAAILVLELLLLLYYFLRKKYKECKKDIEAPEISDNTVLHGTQKGGSKTPIKAEVKYENETGKEVTETKEDKTEAEKEVSENNPEVKMDSDKEVSERKEEEKLESNILEENASDKKETKKRKWKIRKLKWMTKRFLRGKEGEKLESNILEENASDKKETKKRKWKIGKLKWMTKRFLRRKEGEKLESNILKENASAKKETKMRKWRIWKLKWKRKKEQSEKGAK; encoded by the exons ATGGTGAGACTTTTGCTGCAAAGAGTGCTGCTTCTTGACATACAACCTGATCCTTTGGTTCTTATACTAGGGAAGAGAGTCCCTAGTCTCAAAAATCCCATGCAGAAATTG taTAATGTGCACCCAATAATTGTATTTCTCTTTGGTACAGACACTGaacagaacaagtgccaagtttATTGCGTGAAATCTCTGCTATGCGCTGCCATATTAGTCCTGGAACTTCTTTTATTGCTATATTATTTTCTTCG CAAAAAATATAAGGAGTGTAAAAAGGATATTGAGGCTCCTGAAATTTCAGATAATACTGTACTCCATGGAACACAAAAAGGAG GAAGCAAAACACCTATTAAAGCAGAAGTGAAGTATGAGAATGAAACTGGCAAAGAGGTCACTGAGACGAAAGAAGACAAAACAGAAGCTGAGAAAGAGGTCTCTGAGAATAATCCTGAAGTCAAAATGGATAGTGACAAAGAGGTCTCTgagaggaaagaagaagaaaaactggaatcaaacatctTAGAAGAAAATGCTTCTgacaaaaaagagacaaaaaagaGAAAGTGGAAGATTCGTAAATTGAAATGGATGACAAAGAGGTTTCTGAGaggaaaagaaggagaaaaactggaatcaaacatctTAGAAGAAAATGCTTCTgacaaaaaagagacaaaaaagaGAAAGTGGAAGATTGGGAAATTGAAATGGATGACAAAGAGGTTTCTGAGaagaaaagaaggagaaaaactggaatcaaacatctTAAAAGAAAATGCTTCTGCCAAAAAGGAGACTAAAATGAGAAAGTGGAGAATCTGGAAATTGAAatggaagagaaaaaaagaacaaagtgaAAAAGGAGCAAAGTGA
- the LOC121401166 gene encoding uncharacterized protein LOC121401166: protein MQTHLFLFIFLFFILFEMSYSKTTDTEQNKCQVYCVKSLLCAAILVLELLLLLYYFLRKKYKECKKDIEAPEISDNTALHGTQKGGSKTPIKAEVKYENETGKEVTETKEDKTEAEKEVSENNPEVKMDSDKEVSERKEEEKLESNILEENASDKKETKKRKWKIGKLKWMTKRFLREKEGEKLESNILKENASAKKETKMRKWRIWKLKWKRKKEQSEKGASGRDKEIMAENIKEICTCKKDKLRRILSRSGLRIKIGPVISGTQRPNQPSQRPNQPPPAH, encoded by the exons ATGCAGACACatcttttcttatttattttcttatttttcatctTATTTGAAATGTCTTATTCTAAAACTACAG ACACTGaacagaacaagtgccaagtttATTGCGTGAAATCTCTGCTATGCGCTGCCATATTAGTCCTGGAACTTCTTTTATTGCTATATTATTTTCTTCG CAAAAAATATAAGGAGTGTAAAAAGGATATTGAGGCTCCTGAAATTTCAGATAATACTGCACTTCATGGAACACAAAAAGGAG GAAGCAAAACACCTATTAAAGCAGAAGTGAAGTATGAGAATGAAACTGGCAAAGAGGTCACTGAGACGAAAGAAGACAAAACAGAAGCTGAGAAAGAGGTCTCTGAGAATAATCCTGAAGTCAAAATGGATAGTGACAAAGAGGTCTCTgagaggaaagaagaagaaaaactggaatcaaacatctTAGAAGAAAATGCTTCTgacaaaaaagagacaaaaaagaGAAAGTGGAAGATTGGGAAATTGAAATGGATGACAAAGAGGTTTCTGAGagaaaaagaaggagaaaaactggaatcaaacatctTAAAAGAAAATGCTTCTGCCAAAAAGGAGACTAAAATGAGAAAGTGGAGAATCTGGAAACTGAAatggaagagaaaaaaagaacaaagtgaAAAAGGAGCAAGTGGCAGAGATAAAGAAATAATGGCTGAGAACATAAAAGAGATATGTACTTGCAAGAAAGACAAACTACGTAGAATTttgagcaggtccggactgagaattaaaataggccctgtcatttcaggtacacagaggcccaatcagccctcacagaggcccaatcagcccccaccagcccactaa